The stretch of DNA ggtaggtgttgaagaggagtcgacaatagtagtaattcaagagaccttggcttagagtttttggtgagttggTCGAAGTGTGCAGAtgaagtgggttactcaatgaatcatggttgggaatagttattgtgattatcttcaggaattaattgtgacttgagatcacctaggaatttaaatttttgaggctatactttcttttggagattgagcacccagttggttgaattaaggacgttgttatttaacttgaagagagattgatgggatgtcatgtatggtgtatgataagatcttggaagttgaagcttaggcatcaacagtggataatatgatcaagtatgTGGGTTAATAAAGCActaggatccttgggtgctttgcaatggcttttggtagATTGAAGATTTGAGTAGTATGGCTTGctttgaggtttaatagtgatgtattactgaaggaactagttgtgttaatgctaccttataggagtagaaataggtgggcgagttaccaagaaggttttgataatgttttggtgtagtctaaggtggttcgtagtgagttaGTCACCGtaagattagatgttgttcagaatgtaggtgctgagcttttgggtttacgTTGTCAGGTAGAAGTCTCTAGGCGCTCTTATTGATTCGCCAAGTtggaatcgagccttttaaggtatgctCCTTATCATAGGTGagatggatgtattttatggaatttgatttaAGGCTGCcggagttaattgaggaatttgagttataactcttggttttgggaaagagagtatttcttctaccaaattgtgataagagtttttggttaataagaatggagccaccttgtagtCGATGGTGTTAGTTGTATGAGGACATAAgctttatgcatgtggcgaatatcataatgcgcagcagaagcgtggtatttttggttgtagtcaggagttcagattgtgctgattttggagaattagtggtgacttgaattttgagaagatacttgtaattggagattaatcatttagttgtgcaatttgttattgatggttaacattggaagtggctattaggttataaaagtagaattcaatggaggttcagaagttgtagcataggagttgattgaggttggcacATAGTATTGTAAGGGCTATTGATCATTAGAATTTTCTGGATGTGGTATTAAGGTTCTcgaggaaatgagattttggatagtatAGTCACCCTGGGAATACTGGTTGTAATGTGCCACGTGCTGTCAAGTTAAgactgagcatcaaagacctactggtagacttcaacctctccctattcctgagtgaaagtgggatgatatttctatggatgttgtgggtttgccgatgacccctagtggaaagaattcaatttgggtgattgttgatcggttgaccaaagTGTCAATTTCtgcctattaataatattgaatttttgggtaagttgactcggttatatgtcaaggagatagtgtGTTTGCAtagagtacccaagagtatcgtgtcggAATCAGGATCCGCAGTTCacctcccatttttggaagattttgCAGGCATccttaggcactaagttgaagtttagttctGCGTATCACCCCCAGACGGACGGTCAaacagagcgtactattcagactctggaggatatgttgcggtcttgtgtcatggaattttaaggaagttgggagaatcacctgctgcttattgagttctcttataataacagttttcattcctccattcagattGCCCCGTATGAAGccttgtatggaaggaagtgtagatcgcccttgtgttgggatgaagttggcgagagaaaattgtttgggcctaagataattcaagaaatgaaggattaAGTttagtttataaggactaaaatggcagaagcgcaaagtcgccagaagagttacgcagatacaagaagaggagacttatcctttgaagtaggtgattgggtttatcttaaagtctctcctatgaaaggcgttaaacgctttggtaagaaaggaaagcttagtccaagatatgttggcccttttcagatcgtatagaaggttgggcttgttgcttatagagtggccttgctggACTATTTTGGGCGGTATGTTCttaagtctgctcttagttgaaGTTTAATCCtgtcttagtcttaatgttgaccttgccaatttcgaggacgaaattttatttaagggggggagaatgtaacaccccgtattttagtgcatttttactgaataattatttttatttatttagaaatttattctcgtattttaaaattgattggatttttagtgagtttatttttatgatctcaatttggtgaaaattatttttatgtgctttcttaatatttatttattgttatgcatttaaattacttttaatatttaaattaattactgtgggatttaattatttcaatttgactttaccattacgtttaaattattttatttaacttgtggttttgaaatcgtttccgttggatcatttttgtgacccaagatgtgaggattggacctcatttctttttcctccattttctctttcctcttttctttttcttcctttttcttatttattttctttttctttcctggTTCTTTCCTTCCCGGGCGCGTCCagctccctccctctctctctgtccgTTCTTcgctcccccagcccgccgctgtgcgccggcggtggtcgacactgcccggctccccagcttccccaccggccggcgaccccCTCCCTTCGTTTTGCAGCTCCTCTatcgccgccgttagccaccacgagcccattgaagccgcggcactctttccgccgctgcgccgccgtcgcaccaccattggccaccatcttctcaccacttcatcctcgacctcttggcaacctattggacccaaccccacctccgatccgtcaccagtgaagcacattcatcaacattttcattttgggtatttttggccttaaaccatcCCTTGTGCCGCCatccacggccaaccttcaccaccactagcttgaccgacatccctaggccctatcttatcatttttgggtcttcatttgtctccgttgaaaagtgggtatttgtgacccatggccacagtgtatttgacactgtcctgttgctgtgttgccgctTCTTGCACttccgtgatcctccggaaattgctatatagcgctgtaagtattttccaaagaattattgtgaatttaatgtatttttgcactaacacattacactgtatcTGAACTGTTGAtcggttttgccggactgagtccgaggagtacggggatcggatggattggtgattgaagttgtttggttggatttgattgggttggttattgatggttgttgattagtgtcggtacatgtacatttcatgatttcatgcattatcatgtttgtaaaggaaactgggttttcgtgtattgcattcatgttcatgtgtttatgaaatctgggtttttatgtgagaatggattttgggtgcgtgtgtatcacgaccccaagccgagatgaggcattatctcggtggagctcctctggttactcgggagcggaatatactgagtaacttcccctggattgtcgccgggcgacaatgggatcggacgagagattcgtgccaaCTCTGTGGTCCTTCTgttggcggggactagaggatgtctggccatgaatgcgctgggcgcggaactgggcatcgcttgttgcgtagtgggtgctgggccatgaacgcgctgggcgcggaactgggcatcgctacgaagccaggacgtgcgaatggtccctaggggaggccatggtgcatagggtaataacggattaattggcaattttctgggaaaatagtgtgtgttggattttgtgtaaaccattttctgggaaaatgttttacggattatatttgggccaaatgggattttggcgtgtgttgaaaaattatcattttcggaaaaaatgacgttttgaggaaaaatgcatatttcatcatatgcatgcatgttggttgcattaaatgcattttattcctgaggattatttgggttatacttacctgcggtaccgttttgtggtaacgcagattttgatgcagatgaagatgagggtgagcctgaggagtcggctccacccgaggagtgatttgagatcactcatttgtattttgggacatgtgttaaacattattttgggatgactgtataactttttaaatccttttactgatgtttacttgtatttaaattctgatacttagtagacttaattatccgctgcgttgttattgtacactgtcgcatgtacacacacttagcactttcgttgggatgtgtgaccgtatTGTCATCATCCCAACGAAAGTACTTCGAACAACCTGAGAAATCATGCTTtaattaagagtaattctatatataattgtgaagtgTGTAAAAGCCacataatcactttgaaaaaaagtagagtccactattaaaaatttaattttttttcatatgagtctcatgttttattcattttttttaagcgATTATGCAGCAGTTGTACAATTCacaattgtaaatttattttctctttaatcataaaagaaaattttcaaaaaaataaagtcatatATTGATATAGTTTGATTTAATATGTCggattgtaaattatttttattataaaataaatctaacttattacataaaattatgtgatcaatttattaatttatttttataaaatctcgaTGCGCCATTGAGACATCTTTTATTGCATAAAACAGAAACGACAAAATATCTAAAGTGAAAACATCATACCagcaaaaacgaaaaaaaaaaaaaaaaggaaaatgatattgcTGTGACTTTTCTCGTGCTATATCTTTGGTGGGGTAGCAATATCctttgtaaagaaaaatgctgTCTCAAgaatgagtttttatttatttatttttaataattaagtaaaaactattttaatgattttgtgatttttttaaaaatattaaaacgaACTAAAacaatgcataaaaaaaaaaaaagcaaaattaaaaaaaaaaggaaaatggcgATGGGTGTATCATGTAGCGGTGTCCTTTTGCAGAACTCAAAACACAATCTATCTGatagctttttctttctttaaaacatACAatgaattagataaaaattaaaaatctactGAGTatttactcattaaaaaataacaaaaattataataaattagtcaaattttaaataattagaatttagttataattacatttaaaataatttctaaatttgaatgTTCCTGTTCATAGgccaaattcttattttatgaattatttctcTATCCAGCAAATCAACATGTCTAGTGTTTAGAAATGTTTGTTGAATGGTTCTAACTCTCTTCAACTGCACGGGTTCATGGATATTCTAtccaaatttgataaaaaaaatatagttagaTGGAAATTAtagaaattagtaaaatatgataaaataaataaataattttttaattattaattactcatttctatataatgaataaatgaataattcaatatgagaatttgatgtgaatatctaaaactaaaatcatttaatattattctattgttatataataaaaaaatacctatttcaatataaaaatttatgtaaatagaatagttaaaagttaaatttattttatatttataaaaaaataaattttaattgtaattaatccATTGAGAGGGTTATTAGCATCGTCGTTTGGATGCCAATGTGGTGCTTCTACacgtgttcttttttttttttgaaatagccGATTTTCCTCGATCGATGGAATTATATATGTGAGACATACGGAACATGGCATACTCTTTACCTTCATCCcactttattttatgtaattatgaTCAGCCAACTCctgcttttgaaaaatattgatacttTACCAatcgaaaaataaaattgttaatatatatatatatatatataaaataaagtacTAATGTCAAGATCTAAACTAGCTAGATCTCTTTGagatggatttttctttttatttctatttaaactACACTCCCAGCTCCCTGCAGCAGGCTCCCCTACATATCACTTTAGGTAAAACCAAACcaactttccaagaaagaaaaacctCTCACATTAATAATGGACTCTCCACCTCCAGCGccaccgccaccgccacctccacctccacctcatCTACCCACGGAGCAGTACAGGAATTGGCTGGATCTGCCCCAGGAAGTGACGGAGTCTATCCTCAAGAGGCTTAGCGTCATCGAGATCCTGACCAGTGCGCAAAAGGTGTGCTTACTCTGGCGTAACATCTGCAGGGGCCCCTCCATGTGGCGCACCCTCTACATGGGCTACGTCCAGGACACATGGGACATGAAGGCCTACGACCTCAAAGATATGTGTCGTCACGCCGTCGATCTCAGTTGTGGCCAGTTGGTGGGGATCAAAGTCGGCAGCTTTTGCACCGACAATCTCCTAAAGTACATCACTGGGAggtagtatatattttttttaatctttttgatcttcatttatatatattataattcttaagttaTTTTCCAATATTGTTGTTTGGCCTTGATTTGGTGGGGACTCATTTGTTTTGCCCTAATTTTATGGcatttaatttttcacagttCAAGTGAGCTCAGATATCTTGGACTTTTAAGGTGCTGGAAAATTTCGGATAAGGGATTCAGTGAGGCAGCTGCAAATATTCCATTATTGGAGGAGCTTGAACTTTCATACTGTTCATGGACACACAATTTTCTTGAAGCTTTTGGCCGCAGTTGTCCCCATTTGAAATCACTCAAATTGAGAAGTGCGGTTTATAATTTGGGAGATGATCCTTTCAAAGGGTGTGATCTTTCGGCACTTGCTATTGCAGAGAACATGCCTGGATTAGTCGGCCTCCTCCTTGTTGGGAATAAGTTGACTAATGATGGTTTGCAGGCCATACTTGATGGTTGTCCTGACCTTCAATCACTGGAACTTTGGCGTTGTCGTCATGTTTCTCTGGAAGGGGATTTCGGAAGAAAATGTTCTGAACGGATAAAAAACTTGCAGTTTCACTATTTCAGTgaccaagaatttgagaaaatactgGAAGATAGTGGATATTATGATTACGACTATGACAACGACTATGAAAATTTTGGGCttgaatatatagatgattGAGTAGTACTCGTGAATTGCTTTGCTTAATTTATGCATTTGTTTTagcttgtacgtacgtacgtgtgctgtaatttcttgatttttgaGTCAGCTTTGTGCTGCTATTAATTAACTATTGGTTACCGGTAATGTTTTCAACTTGTTATTGATATTACTAAGAGAATGATTTATATCacgagtaatgctacgtacgtACCACTGCATCccttttaattatcattatccAATGATCGATCATATGGAAATAAATGATTGGAGATGAGTTGATTTGCTTTACTTGTAGATCAGTCATTTATTGTTGCAATTCATGAAATATTGTGGGATAATGTTACAAAGATGTTTTAGGACTAATCAATCAATGATATGTtggtattaaatattaattagctGCGAGAGCATGATGCACTACAATAATTTTGAGCTTTTAAGACATAATTTTGAGCTTTTAAGACGAAATTATTTAAGGATGAACAAAATTTCAttcctaaaagtcatttttagaagaaatttaaattctacccaaaaaattgatgactttacaaaatcGTTCAAACGGTAAAATAACCGTTTGAACAGTATTTTCTGTAACGAATTAAATcttctcaaaaagttttttttccaTTCGAACAGTAAAATCTTGGCGgagaagtaatttattatggcgGGGAGAGTTCACAACTGTTCAAACGATAATTATTTCTGTCCAaatggaaaatatttggtggcaaaaccTGGCATGAAGGTTTCTAAAACGTTCGAAtagaatatatttaatttgaacatatttaagcaccacatttatatat from Juglans regia cultivar Chandler chromosome 4, Walnut 2.0, whole genome shotgun sequence encodes:
- the LOC108986904 gene encoding putative F-box/LRR-repeat protein 23; the encoded protein is MDSPPPAPPPPPPPPPPHLPTEQYRNWLDLPQEVTESILKRLSVIEILTSAQKVCLLWRNICRGPSMWRTLYMGYVQDTWDMKAYDLKDMCRHAVDLSCGQLVGIKVGSFCTDNLLKYITGSSSELRYLGLLRCWKISDKGFSEAAANIPLLEELELSYCSWTHNFLEAFGRSCPHLKSLKLRSAVYNLGDDPFKGCDLSALAIAENMPGLVGLLLVGNKLTNDGLQAILDGCPDLQSLELWRCRHVSLEGDFGRKCSERIKNLQFHYFSDQEFEKILEDSGYYDYDYDNDYENFGLEYIDD